A window of Thermosipho japonicus genomic DNA:
AATCATTAAAAGAAGTGAAAGAGTGGCAAAACCAATAACAATGGATGTAATAATAACTGCTTGTGGGAATGGATCGGCATAACTTTTAACGCCTTCGGTCTTTATAGGATAATATTCACCAGCTTTTGAAGCTATGATAACAAATAAATACACAACCCCAGTATTTAAAACATCCAACGCTATAATTTTGGAAATTATATGTCTTTTAAACAAAAGCCCGTATATAGAAAGTAAGATAATAACAAACGGTGGAATAAAATCTACCATATAACCCCTCCAAAGAGTGAAAAGATAGAAACAGAAAATGTCATCAAAGTTAATATAGTTTCAGTAGTAAATGATAAATCTAAATTTATATTTAACAAAACCCCAATCAACATTCCCAAAATTACAACAAACGACTTTAAGTTAAAATATGGGAAAATTAAAAT
This region includes:
- a CDS encoding NADH-quinone oxidoreductase subunit K, with the protein product MVDFIPPFVIILLSIYGLLFKRHIISKIIALDVLNTGVVYLFVIIASKAGEYYPIKTEGVKSYADPFPQAVIITSIVIGFATLSLLLMISMLVVEKKRKTDIVKIEKD